The following are from one region of the Chitinophagales bacterium genome:
- the hisS gene encoding histidine--tRNA ligase: protein MKIKPALPKGTRDFGPEELRKRNYIFGIIRNVFEKYGFQPIETPAMENLSTLEGKYGEEGDKLLFRILNNGDFLKEVREQKIELREENLKQVTSLIAEKGLRYDLTIPFARYVVQHQHAITFPFKRYQIQPVWRADRPQKGRYREFYQCDADVIGSTSLLNEAELIFLYEEVFTKLGLDVKIQFNNRKLLVALAEKNGICDKLMAFTTALDKLDKVGEEKVKEELTSAGINTKALEVILAMKSLSSDEKIAYLEKYFPKEEYSRSGMNEIQYILKQASACKKLEFAPALARGLDYYTGTIFEVKPTQVQMGSLGGGGRYDNLTGVFGLPGVSGVGISFGVERIYDVMQELQLFERINLPAGSVRAMFINFGGEAEKQAFQYLQQLRARDIASEIYPSAEKIKKQIAYADKKGIAYVIFAGEEELKSGQLQVKELKSGTQHSCTPEELITLLTADSQ, encoded by the coding sequence ATGAAAATCAAACCTGCACTTCCAAAAGGTACCCGCGACTTTGGACCCGAAGAGCTGCGAAAACGCAATTATATCTTTGGGATTATCCGTAATGTTTTTGAAAAATATGGATTTCAGCCCATTGAAACTCCTGCCATGGAAAATCTTTCCACGCTGGAGGGTAAATATGGCGAGGAGGGCGACAAACTGTTATTTCGGATCCTGAACAACGGTGATTTTTTGAAAGAGGTTAGGGAGCAGAAGATAGAGCTACGTGAAGAAAATCTCAAACAAGTCACTTCTCTGATTGCTGAAAAAGGATTGCGCTACGATCTTACCATACCTTTTGCCAGATACGTAGTGCAGCACCAACATGCAATTACCTTCCCCTTTAAGCGATATCAGATTCAGCCCGTATGGAGGGCTGACCGTCCGCAGAAAGGACGCTATCGCGAATTCTATCAATGTGATGCCGATGTTATCGGAAGCACCTCCTTACTAAATGAAGCCGAGCTGATTTTCCTTTATGAGGAGGTGTTCACGAAGCTTGGGCTGGATGTAAAAATTCAATTTAACAACAGAAAACTCTTAGTAGCTCTGGCAGAGAAAAATGGTATTTGCGATAAGCTAATGGCCTTTACTACCGCTCTTGACAAGCTGGATAAAGTAGGCGAGGAAAAGGTTAAAGAAGAATTAACCAGTGCGGGCATAAATACAAAAGCACTGGAAGTCATTCTTGCAATGAAAAGCCTGAGCTCAGATGAAAAAATTGCTTATCTGGAAAAGTATTTCCCTAAGGAGGAGTACAGCCGCTCCGGCATGAACGAGATTCAATATATCCTGAAGCAAGCTTCCGCGTGTAAAAAACTGGAATTTGCCCCCGCCCTTGCCCGAGGTCTGGATTACTACACGGGAACTATTTTTGAGGTAAAGCCCACCCAGGTACAGATGGGCAGTCTGGGGGGAGGCGGTCGTTATGATAATCTTACCGGAGTGTTTGGCTTACCCGGGGTTTCTGGCGTAGGTATTTCATTCGGTGTAGAACGTATTTATGATGTGATGCAGGAGCTGCAACTGTTTGAACGGATTAACCTACCGGCCGGCTCTGTAAGAGCAATGTTTATCAACTTCGGAGGCGAAGCAGAAAAACAGGCATTTCAGTACCTGCAACAGCTTCGTGCCCGGGATATAGCCTCAGAAATATATCCTTCTGCAGAAAAAATAAAAAAGCAGATTGCTTATGCAGATAAAAAGGGTATTGCCTATGTAATTTTTGCCGGAGAAGAGGAACTCAAAAGCGGACAACTACAGGTCAAAGAACTGAAAAGCGGCACCCAACACTCCTGTACTCCCGAAGAACTAATCACTCTGCTTACGGCAGATAGCCAATAA
- a CDS encoding UPF0235 protein, producing the protein MKKVRVKARASVRKNSIRKLDENYYLVCVTEAPEKGKANEAIQKMLARELNIAYTKITLLKGHKSRDKLFVINA; encoded by the coding sequence ATGAAAAAAGTAAGGGTAAAAGCCCGAGCCAGCGTGCGAAAAAACAGCATCCGCAAACTGGACGAAAATTATTACCTGGTTTGCGTTACTGAAGCACCGGAGAAAGGAAAAGCTAATGAGGCCATTCAGAAAATGCTGGCCCGCGAGCTCAATATAGCATATACTAAAATCACCCTACTGAAAGGACATAAATCACGCGACAAGCTCTTTGTTATAAATGCATAA
- the mvaK gene encoding mevalonate kinase, with product MKHHQDEQTYHSKILLFGEYSIIQNSMGLSIPYHSYKGKLAFAPTGDNSLKVRHSRAQLRAFLKYLKQLQKEDALQADIDTRQMEKDLKEGLYFDSDIPQGFGVGSSGALVAAIYSRYARNKYEREKITSADILKLKEALAQMESFFHGKSSGIDPLICYLDLPLLIQSKDNIGTVTLPATKEGKGAIFLIDTGRPGRTQPLVQWFLEKCKQQDFLTLFHEHYIPFNDQCIRDFLKGETKNLFVNLYHVSKFLFENLEPMIPKLFRKSWQKGLETGAYYLKLCGSGGGGFLLGFTQNIDVAREYLRDHQIKIIHTF from the coding sequence ATGAAACACCATCAGGACGAGCAGACCTATCATTCCAAGATTCTACTGTTTGGAGAGTATAGTATTATACAGAATTCCATGGGTTTATCCATCCCTTATCACTCCTATAAGGGCAAGCTCGCTTTTGCACCAACAGGCGATAACAGCCTAAAGGTGCGGCACTCCCGCGCGCAGTTACGGGCTTTTCTGAAATACCTCAAACAACTGCAGAAAGAAGACGCTCTTCAGGCGGATATAGATACCCGCCAGATGGAAAAAGACCTGAAGGAAGGCCTCTATTTTGATTCTGACATTCCTCAGGGCTTTGGGGTGGGCAGCTCAGGTGCTCTGGTAGCAGCCATTTACAGCCGTTATGCCCGGAATAAATATGAACGGGAGAAGATAACCAGTGCCGATATTTTAAAACTCAAGGAAGCTCTGGCACAGATGGAGTCCTTTTTTCATGGCAAAAGCTCAGGTATAGACCCCCTGATCTGTTATCTTGACCTGCCCTTACTGATTCAGTCAAAAGACAATATCGGCACCGTAACCCTTCCGGCTACTAAAGAGGGCAAAGGCGCTATTTTTCTGATTGACACCGGCAGGCCGGGCCGCACGCAGCCGCTGGTGCAGTGGTTTTTGGAAAAATGTAAGCAACAAGATTTTCTCACCCTGTTTCATGAGCATTATATCCCTTTTAATGACCAGTGTATCCGTGATTTCCTCAAAGGAGAAACCAAGAATCTTTTTGTAAACCTCTATCATGTTTCCAAATTTCTTTTTGAAAACCTGGAGCCCATGATCCCCAAACTGTTCAGAAAGTCATGGCAGAAGGGACTGGAAACCGGTGCTTACTATCTCAAGCTGTGTGGATCGGGCGGGGGAGGTTTTCTTCTCGGGTTTACCCAGAATATTGATGTAGCCCGCGAATACCTGCGCGATCATCAAATTAAAATCATTCATACTTTTTGA
- the mvaD gene encoding diphosphomevalonate decarboxylase — protein sequence MNNAVAWRAPSNIALIKYWGKRGKQIPANPSLSFTLQNAYTQTEIRYAPKKNNTKAIDLKFFFEGKDKPEFAEKIKDYFKTLVKKELPFLSKFSFEIYSGNSFPHSAGIASSASSMAALALCLCSIEEQIKGKPASPDKFFRRASHIARLGSGSAARSVYGGIVTWGKIKGIPAASNQYATPLSGRIHHNFLHFQDTILVVSRKSKAVSSRAGHALMQGHPFATARIRQAADNLQDLIKVLRNGNLQAFCDIVENEALTLHALMLASRPPVLLWEPATVDIIRSIQAFRQQTGIPACFTIDAGPNVHLLYPESASVDIRQYIEQQLMVNCTLETVIYDHTGTGPVKLK from the coding sequence ATGAATAACGCAGTGGCCTGGCGGGCTCCTTCAAACATCGCCCTCATCAAATATTGGGGGAAAAGAGGGAAACAGATTCCGGCTAATCCCTCGCTGAGTTTTACGTTGCAGAATGCATATACCCAGACCGAGATACGATATGCTCCCAAAAAAAATAATACCAAAGCTATTGACCTGAAGTTTTTCTTTGAAGGAAAAGACAAGCCTGAATTTGCCGAAAAAATTAAAGACTACTTTAAAACTCTTGTTAAAAAGGAATTGCCCTTTTTGAGCAAATTTTCCTTTGAGATATATTCTGGTAACAGTTTTCCTCATTCCGCGGGTATAGCTTCTTCGGCATCCTCCATGGCAGCATTGGCTCTATGTCTGTGCAGCATAGAAGAGCAGATAAAGGGGAAGCCCGCCTCACCCGATAAGTTTTTCAGGAGGGCTTCTCATATTGCCCGCCTCGGGTCGGGCAGCGCTGCCCGCTCAGTGTACGGAGGCATTGTTACCTGGGGAAAAATTAAAGGCATCCCGGCTGCCAGTAACCAGTATGCCACGCCCCTCAGCGGCAGGATTCACCATAATTTCCTGCATTTTCAGGACACCATCCTTGTAGTCAGCAGAAAGAGCAAAGCCGTTTCCAGTAGGGCTGGCCATGCCCTCATGCAGGGGCATCCCTTTGCGACTGCCCGCATCAGGCAGGCGGCAGATAATCTTCAAGACCTGATAAAAGTGCTGCGCAACGGGAATCTACAGGCCTTCTGTGATATCGTGGAAAACGAAGCCCTTACCCTGCATGCGCTGATGCTCGCCTCCCGCCCCCCCGTGCTGCTATGGGAGCCCGCTACGGTAGATATCATTCGCAGCATACAGGCTTTCCGTCAGCAAACCGGCATCCCGGCATGCTTTACCATTGATGCCGGACCCAATGTGCATCTGCTGTATCCGGAAAGTGCTTCAGTTGACATCCGTCAATACATTGAGCAACAACTCATGGTAAATTGCACCCTTGAAACCGTTATCTATGATCATACGGGAACAGGCCCGGTAAAGCTGAAGTAA